From a single Alkalihalophilus pseudofirmus genomic region:
- the pheS gene encoding phenylalanine--tRNA ligase subunit alpha produces MRERLQELKEQALAQVTEAQDVKALQEVRVAYLGKKGPITEVLRGMGKLSAEERPLIGQMANEVRDEIKSAIETKEVALETAAVEAKLAKESIDVTLPGRPQKTGARHPLTAVVEEVEDAFLGLGFSVAEGPEVETDYYNFEALNLPKDHPARDMQDSFYFTDELLLRTHTSPVQARTMEKFEGRGPVKIICPGKVFRRDDDDATHSHQFMQIEGLFVDKNVRMSDLKGVLEAFAQSFFGPDRSIRLRPSFFPFTEPSVEVDVSCGMCGGEGCRVCKNTGWIEVLGAGMIHPKVLEMSGFDSKEYSGFAFGMGVERLAMLKYDIDDIRHFYTNDVRFLAQFKRV; encoded by the coding sequence ATGCGTGAGCGTTTACAAGAGCTTAAAGAGCAAGCATTAGCACAAGTGACTGAAGCACAAGATGTGAAAGCATTGCAGGAAGTCCGCGTTGCTTATCTAGGTAAGAAAGGGCCTATTACTGAGGTACTTCGCGGCATGGGTAAATTATCAGCTGAAGAAAGACCGCTGATCGGCCAAATGGCAAATGAAGTTCGTGATGAGATTAAATCTGCGATTGAAACAAAAGAGGTGGCGCTAGAAACAGCAGCTGTAGAAGCGAAACTAGCGAAGGAAAGCATTGACGTGACTCTTCCAGGCCGTCCGCAAAAAACAGGAGCCCGCCATCCACTAACGGCTGTAGTTGAAGAAGTCGAGGATGCCTTTTTAGGGCTCGGATTTTCTGTAGCGGAAGGTCCAGAAGTGGAGACAGATTATTACAACTTTGAAGCACTGAACCTGCCAAAGGATCACCCCGCACGTGATATGCAGGACTCTTTCTATTTTACAGATGAATTATTACTAAGAACTCATACTTCGCCGGTACAAGCTCGTACGATGGAGAAGTTTGAAGGAAGAGGACCAGTGAAAATTATCTGCCCTGGTAAAGTATTCCGCCGTGATGATGATGATGCAACGCATTCTCATCAGTTTATGCAGATTGAAGGGTTATTCGTTGATAAAAATGTACGCATGAGTGACTTAAAGGGTGTTCTTGAAGCCTTTGCACAAAGCTTCTTTGGACCTGATCGCAGTATTCGTTTGCGTCCAAGTTTCTTCCCATTCACAGAGCCTTCTGTTGAAGTAGATGTTTCTTGTGGAATGTGCGGAGGAGAAGGCTGCCGCGTATGTAAAAACACTGGATGGATTGAAGTGCTAGGAGCAGGGATGATCCATCCGAAAGTTCTTGAAATGAGCGGTTTTGATTCAAAAGAATACAGTGGATTTGCTTTTGGAATGGGTGTAGAGCGATTAGCGATGCTTAAATATGATATTGATGATATTCGTCATTTCTATACAAATGATGTACGCTTTTTAGCGCAATTTAAACGGGTGTAA
- a CDS encoding TrmH family RNA methyltransferase, which produces MKRIDSVKNEQVKGWKKLHTKKGRDKAGRFLIEGFHLVEEALKAKFHIEVILMTEQTVLPLTWEVNENDIIIVSPQVLKEISETETPQGIAAVCAIPAPPSMTTLSGQFLLIDRVQDPGNIGTMIRTADAAGMTGVVLGEGSVDLFNSKVIRASQGSIFHMPVIRGSLIEWVEKLKERNIPVFGTSLTEASSYTAIEPQPEFALIVGNEGEGVQNELLEGSDQNIYIPIYGQAESLNVAVATGILLYYLKG; this is translated from the coding sequence ATGAAACGAATCGATTCTGTGAAAAATGAACAAGTAAAAGGCTGGAAGAAGCTGCATACAAAAAAAGGCCGTGATAAGGCAGGAAGATTTCTTATAGAAGGTTTTCACCTTGTGGAGGAAGCCCTAAAAGCGAAGTTCCACATAGAAGTTATTTTAATGACGGAACAAACGGTGCTGCCGCTTACTTGGGAGGTCAATGAAAATGACATCATCATCGTCAGTCCACAAGTGTTAAAAGAAATATCTGAAACAGAGACTCCTCAAGGCATCGCTGCGGTTTGTGCCATTCCAGCGCCCCCGTCTATGACTACATTAAGCGGTCAGTTTTTATTAATCGACCGAGTTCAAGACCCAGGGAATATAGGCACAATGATCCGTACAGCGGATGCAGCAGGTATGACAGGCGTTGTACTAGGAGAAGGAAGTGTTGACTTATTTAACAGCAAGGTGATTCGTGCTTCTCAAGGATCCATTTTCCATATGCCTGTTATACGAGGATCACTGATCGAATGGGTTGAAAAGTTAAAAGAAAGAAACATCCCTGTGTTTGGGACGTCTTTAACAGAAGCAAGTTCTTATACAGCGATTGAACCGCAGCCTGAATTCGCTTTGATTGTTGGGAATGAAGGAGAGGGCGTGCAAAACGAGCTGCTAGAGGGCAGTGATCAAAATATCTACATCCCTATATATGGACAGGCAGAGTCTTTAAATGTAGCAGTTGCCACAGGCATCCTGCTTTATTATTTAAAAGGCTAG
- the sspI gene encoding small acid-soluble spore protein SspI, giving the protein MGFNLRGAIMANIQGSSEEEVEATIVDAIQKGEEKMLPGLGVLFEVYWKNANEQEKDQLCQQISQGLQ; this is encoded by the coding sequence GTGGGTTTTAATTTACGTGGAGCGATTATGGCTAATATTCAAGGCAGCAGTGAGGAAGAAGTAGAAGCAACCATTGTTGATGCGATCCAAAAAGGCGAAGAAAAGATGCTTCCTGGATTAGGTGTATTATTTGAAGTGTATTGGAAAAATGCGAACGAGCAGGAAAAAGATCAGCTTTGCCAACAAATTTCACAAGGATTGCAATAA
- a CDS encoding M42 family metallopeptidase encodes MTKLDEKLQMLKDLTDANGIPGNEKEARDVMSKYISPFADEVTTDGLGSLVAKKVGSEAGPKIMVAGHLDEIGFMVTSIDDKGFLRFQTVGGWWEQVMLAQRVTIMTKNGNIPGVVGSKPPHILPAEARRKPVDKKDMFIDIGATSKEEAMEFGVRPGDSVVPVCEFTVMKNEKLLMAKAWDNRIGCAIAIDVLRELKDVDHPNTVYGVGTVQEEVGLRGARTSAHLIEPDIGFGVDVGIAGDTPGVTEKEALAKMGEGPQIVLYDASMISHKGLRDFVVDTADEHNVPYQFDSMAGGGTDSGAIHLTANGVPALSITVPTRYIHTHAAMLHRDDYENTVKLIVEVIKKLDKETVEAITYN; translated from the coding sequence ATGACAAAGCTTGATGAAAAGCTGCAAATGCTAAAAGATTTGACGGATGCAAATGGGATTCCTGGTAATGAAAAAGAAGCTCGTGATGTGATGTCTAAATACATCAGCCCTTTTGCAGATGAAGTAACGACTGATGGGTTAGGAAGCCTTGTTGCTAAAAAGGTCGGATCAGAAGCTGGTCCTAAAATTATGGTAGCCGGACATCTAGATGAAATTGGTTTTATGGTCACAAGTATTGATGATAAAGGCTTCCTTCGTTTTCAAACAGTAGGCGGCTGGTGGGAACAGGTGATGCTTGCACAACGCGTTACGATCATGACAAAGAACGGTAATATTCCAGGGGTTGTCGGTTCAAAGCCACCGCATATTCTGCCTGCAGAAGCTCGTCGCAAGCCTGTTGATAAGAAGGATATGTTTATTGATATTGGTGCGACAAGCAAAGAAGAAGCAATGGAGTTTGGTGTTCGCCCAGGTGATTCTGTTGTGCCTGTATGCGAGTTTACGGTGATGAAAAATGAAAAGTTATTAATGGCAAAAGCATGGGATAATCGTATCGGTTGTGCAATTGCGATTGATGTATTACGTGAACTAAAAGATGTAGATCATCCAAATACAGTATATGGTGTAGGAACAGTTCAAGAGGAAGTTGGGTTACGCGGAGCCCGCACATCAGCTCACCTTATTGAGCCTGATATCGGCTTTGGTGTGGATGTAGGAATTGCTGGAGACACGCCTGGTGTAACAGAAAAAGAAGCATTAGCTAAAATGGGAGAAGGTCCGCAGATTGTATTGTACGATGCTTCAATGATCTCTCATAAAGGCTTGCGTGACTTTGTAGTAGATACAGCTGATGAACATAACGTCCCGTATCAATTTGACTCTATGGCTGGTGGAGGCACAGATTCTGGTGCCATTCACTTAACAGCTAACGGGGTGCCGGCTCTATCGATTACGGTGCCTACCCGCTATATTCATACACATGCTGCGATGCTTCACAGAGATGATTATGAAAACACAGTAAAGTTAATTGTTGAAGTCATTAAAAAGCTTGATAAAGAAACGGTAGAAGCCATTACGTATAATTAA
- a CDS encoding dUTP diphosphatase, with protein MMKDNNLNVEQLFQTQKNLNDRILEEHNLTGHDLFQEKQLAFLVELGELANETRCFKYWSKKGPAERSVILEEYVDGLHFVLTLGLSLGYTTFATDENGQAERTLTEQFLYVMESTHRLNRNRNEEDFHKLTASFMKLGDMLGFSGKEIEQAYFEKNKVNHERQDQGY; from the coding sequence ATGATGAAGGATAATAATTTAAATGTAGAGCAATTATTTCAAACTCAAAAAAATCTTAATGACCGTATTTTAGAGGAGCATAATCTGACTGGGCATGACCTTTTTCAAGAGAAGCAGCTTGCATTTCTTGTGGAATTGGGAGAACTAGCAAATGAGACAAGATGCTTTAAGTATTGGAGTAAAAAAGGACCGGCTGAGAGATCTGTTATTTTAGAAGAATATGTTGATGGTCTTCACTTCGTTTTAACGCTAGGATTGTCTTTAGGGTATACTACTTTTGCAACGGATGAAAATGGTCAAGCCGAGCGAACGCTTACAGAACAATTTTTATATGTAATGGAATCCACTCATCGTTTAAATAGAAATCGAAATGAAGAGGATTTTCATAAACTCACGGCATCATTTATGAAACTTGGTGACATGCTTGGGTTTAGCGGCAAAGAGATTGAACAAGCGTATTTTGAAAAAAATAAAGTGAACCATGAAAGACAAGATCAAGGCTATTAA
- a CDS encoding TVP38/TMEM64 family protein: MNEFLDRSLLFIEQSGWLAPLFFILLHVFRQAFFIPVLIVCLIGGYLFGTLYGSIYSIIGLTAVSVVFYGLVRIAPGLKRKLTNIKQHFFKGRQDWNLPQMMIIRMMPLVHFHVVSLYLIETSKGLKEYTKKSFLVSIPPAILYTAFGDMIHELPLAGTIVFAGFLLLLFMLFRKKQSSMSWEEFFQTKKP; this comes from the coding sequence ATGAATGAATTTTTAGATCGTTCGCTGTTATTTATTGAACAAAGCGGCTGGCTGGCTCCACTCTTCTTTATTTTGTTGCATGTGTTCAGACAAGCGTTTTTTATCCCGGTATTAATTGTTTGCTTGATTGGTGGATATCTATTTGGAACGCTGTATGGGTCGATTTATTCTATTATTGGTTTGACAGCTGTAAGTGTAGTATTCTATGGATTAGTGCGAATTGCTCCAGGACTTAAAAGAAAGCTGACGAATATTAAACAACATTTCTTTAAAGGACGCCAAGACTGGAACCTGCCGCAAATGATGATTATTCGAATGATGCCTTTGGTTCATTTTCATGTCGTTTCACTTTATTTAATTGAAACATCAAAGGGATTAAAAGAATATACAAAGAAATCATTTCTTGTCAGTATCCCTCCAGCAATATTATATACAGCATTTGGTGATATGATTCATGAGCTGCCTTTAGCAGGAACGATCGTATTTGCTGGGTTCCTGCTTTTATTATTTATGCTTTTTAGAAAGAAACAATCAAGTATGAGTTGGGAAGAGTTTTTCCAGACGAAAAAACCGTAG
- a CDS encoding DUF1294 domain-containing protein encodes MEWFIYLLLINITSYLVMGYDKRQAIAKKRRVSEKNLFLLVLIGGGVGMYIGMKEYRHKTKHRTFTAGIPIIITIQIIGVVFIILGR; translated from the coding sequence ATGGAGTGGTTCATATATTTGTTGCTCATTAATATTACGTCTTATCTAGTGATGGGATACGATAAACGGCAAGCAATAGCTAAAAAAAGACGTGTATCTGAGAAAAATTTATTTTTATTAGTCCTTATTGGCGGCGGCGTTGGTATGTATATTGGGATGAAGGAATACCGTCACAAAACGAAGCATCGTACATTCACAGCTGGAATTCCTATCATTATTACCATTCAAATTATAGGAGTCGTTTTCATCATCCTGGGTCGTTAA
- the rplT gene encoding 50S ribosomal protein L20, translating to MPRVKGGYVARRRRKKVLKLAKGYFGSKHLLFKSAQGQVMKSLLYAYRDRRQKKRDFRKLWITRINAAARMNGLSYSRLMHGLKLAEINVNRKILADLAVNDAEAFAQLAEKAKSSLNA from the coding sequence ATGCCAAGAGTAAAAGGCGGTTATGTCGCTCGTCGTCGTCGTAAGAAGGTATTAAAGTTAGCAAAAGGATATTTCGGTTCTAAACATTTATTATTCAAATCAGCACAAGGACAAGTAATGAAGTCCTTACTATATGCTTATCGTGATCGTCGTCAAAAGAAACGTGATTTCCGTAAACTTTGGATTACACGTATCAACGCAGCTGCTCGTATGAATGGTCTTTCATACAGCCGTTTAATGCACGGACTTAAGCTTGCTGAAATCAACGTAAACCGTAAGATCCTTGCTGACCTTGCAGTGAACGATGCTGAAGCATTTGCACAATTAGCTGAAAAAGCTAAGTCAAGCCTAAACGCATAA
- the rpmI gene encoding 50S ribosomal protein L35, producing the protein MPKMKTHRGAAKRFKKTGSGKLKRAHGFTSHLFGNKSQKQKRKLRKSAIVHSGDFKRIRSMLTYKK; encoded by the coding sequence ATGCCTAAAATGAAAACTCATAGAGGCGCTGCGAAGCGTTTTAAAAAGACTGGATCTGGAAAGCTTAAGCGTGCGCACGGCTTCACTAGTCACTTATTTGGTAACAAGTCTCAAAAGCAAAAGCGTAAGCTACGTAAGTCTGCTATTGTACACTCTGGAGACTTCAAGCGTATTCGCTCAATGTTAACGTACAAAAAATAA
- the infC gene encoding translation initiation factor IF-3 has translation MLVNEGIRAREVRLIGANGDQIGVKSKQEALEMAQNVNLDLVCVAPAAKPPVCRIMDYGKFRYEQQKKDKEARKKQKVINVKEVRLSPTIEDHDFNTKLRNARKFLEKGDKVKAAIRFRGRAITHSQIGRVVLERLAKECEDVAVIEAKPKMEGRSMFLILAPKTEK, from the coding sequence ATGTTGGTCAATGAAGGGATTCGTGCCCGTGAAGTACGACTCATTGGAGCGAATGGCGATCAAATTGGAGTCAAGTCAAAACAAGAAGCGCTTGAAATGGCGCAAAATGTAAATCTTGATCTCGTATGTGTTGCACCTGCTGCGAAACCACCTGTGTGTCGCATTATGGACTACGGTAAATTCCGTTATGAGCAACAAAAGAAAGACAAAGAAGCACGTAAGAAACAAAAGGTCATCAACGTTAAAGAGGTTCGCTTGAGCCCGACAATTGAAGACCATGATTTCAATACGAAGCTTCGCAACGCTCGTAAATTCCTTGAAAAAGGAGACAAAGTAAAAGCAGCGATCCGTTTCCGCGGACGTGCGATTACTCACTCTCAGATAGGAAGAGTAGTATTAGAGCGTCTTGCAAAAGAATGTGAAGATGTTGCTGTCATTGAAGCTAAGCCTAAGATGGAAGGTCGTAGCATGTTCCTTATCTTAGCGCCTAAAACTGAAAAGTAA
- the thrS gene encoding threonine--tRNA ligase, which translates to MADVLKITFPDGAVKEFPRGTTTEDIAASISPGLKKKALAGKLNNTLVDLRTPLTEDGEIAIVTQDSEEALEIMRHSTAHLMAQAVKRLFKGVKLGVGPVIEGGFYYDIDSEESITAEDLPKIEKEMKKIIAENLEVTRVELSREEAIARYKEIGDEYKLELIEAIPEGESLTIYEQGEFFDLCRGVHVPSTNKIKEFKLLSLAGAYWRGDSKNKMLQRIYGTAFFKKADLEEHLRLLEEAKERDHRKLGKELGIFALSQKVGQGLPLWLPKGATVRRVIERYIVDKEERLGYQHVYTPILGSSELYKTSGHWDHYKDDMFPVMERDNEEFVLRPMNCPHHMMVYKQDMRSYRQLPLRIAELGMMHRYEMSGAVSGLQRVRGMTLNDAHIFCRPDQIKEEFLRVVYLIQEVYKDFGLDDYKFRLSYRDPEDKEKYFDDDAMWEKAQSMLKEAMDELDVDYYEAEGEAAFYGPKLDVQVRTALGKDETLSTVQLDFLLPERFDLTYVGEDGQPHRPVVVHRGVVSTMERFVAFLLEEYKGAFPTWLAPVQVQVIPVSPDVHLEYAKKVQDELQRAGARVEIDERNEKIGYKIREAQMQKIPYMLVLGDKEMEAGAVNIRKYGEQASESKELQTFISDLAVELKK; encoded by the coding sequence AGAAGACATTGCGGCATCTATCAGCCCTGGTCTTAAGAAAAAAGCGTTAGCTGGAAAGCTTAATAATACATTAGTTGACTTACGTACACCTCTAACTGAAGACGGAGAGATAGCAATTGTCACTCAAGATTCAGAGGAAGCACTGGAAATCATGCGCCATAGTACGGCACACTTAATGGCACAAGCTGTTAAACGCCTGTTTAAAGGGGTAAAGCTTGGAGTCGGCCCTGTGATTGAAGGCGGTTTTTACTATGATATTGATTCAGAAGAATCGATTACGGCTGAGGACCTGCCGAAGATCGAAAAAGAAATGAAGAAAATCATTGCAGAAAACCTTGAAGTAACGCGTGTGGAGTTAAGCCGTGAAGAAGCCATTGCTCGTTACAAAGAAATTGGCGATGAGTACAAATTAGAACTGATTGAAGCGATCCCTGAAGGAGAAAGCCTTACGATTTATGAACAAGGAGAATTCTTTGATCTATGCCGAGGCGTGCATGTCCCTTCAACAAACAAAATTAAGGAGTTTAAACTGTTAAGTCTGGCAGGGGCATATTGGCGCGGTGACAGCAAAAACAAAATGCTTCAGCGTATTTACGGAACGGCATTCTTCAAAAAGGCTGATCTAGAGGAGCATTTACGCTTGTTAGAAGAGGCCAAGGAACGTGATCATCGTAAACTTGGCAAGGAGCTAGGGATTTTCGCTCTTTCACAAAAAGTAGGACAAGGCCTCCCGTTATGGCTGCCAAAAGGAGCGACTGTTCGTCGTGTGATTGAACGCTACATTGTTGATAAAGAAGAGCGTCTTGGCTATCAACACGTGTACACTCCGATTTTAGGAAGCTCAGAACTTTATAAAACATCAGGCCATTGGGATCATTACAAAGATGACATGTTCCCTGTTATGGAGCGTGACAATGAAGAATTCGTTCTTCGCCCAATGAACTGCCCTCATCATATGATGGTATACAAGCAAGACATGCGCAGCTACCGTCAGCTTCCATTGCGTATTGCGGAGCTTGGTATGATGCACCGTTATGAGATGAGCGGGGCTGTATCAGGACTTCAGCGTGTACGTGGAATGACGTTAAATGATGCTCATATCTTCTGTCGTCCTGACCAGATTAAAGAAGAGTTCTTACGCGTTGTGTATTTAATTCAGGAAGTCTACAAAGATTTTGGGTTGGATGATTATAAATTCCGCTTATCTTATCGTGACCCTGAAGATAAGGAAAAGTATTTTGATGATGATGCGATGTGGGAAAAAGCGCAAAGCATGTTAAAAGAAGCGATGGATGAGCTGGATGTGGATTATTATGAAGCAGAAGGCGAAGCAGCGTTTTATGGTCCTAAATTAGATGTGCAGGTTCGTACAGCTTTAGGTAAGGATGAAACATTATCAACGGTTCAATTGGACTTCTTATTACCAGAACGATTTGATTTAACGTATGTTGGAGAAGATGGTCAGCCGCATCGTCCTGTTGTTGTACACCGCGGGGTTGTTTCTACGATGGAGCGCTTCGTTGCCTTCCTGCTTGAAGAATATAAAGGGGCTTTCCCAACATGGCTTGCGCCTGTTCAAGTACAAGTCATTCCCGTATCTCCTGATGTTCATCTTGAGTATGCGAAAAAAGTGCAAGATGAGCTTCAACGAGCAGGTGCTAGAGTGGAAATTGATGAGCGTAACGAGAAGATTGGATATAAAATTCGTGAAGCGCAGATGCAAAAGATTCCTTACATGCTCGTTCTAGGAGATAAGGAAATGGAAGCTGGTGCTGTAAACATTCGTAAATACGGGGAGCAGGCATCAGAATCTAAAGAGCTTCAAACATTTATTTCTGATCTAGCCGTTGAGCTGAAAAAATAA